Proteins from a genomic interval of Mycolicibacterium grossiae:
- a CDS encoding formylglycine-generating enzyme family protein has product MLTELVDVPGGTFAMGATGFYPEETPVHEVAVAAFAVERHPVTNAQFAAFVADTGYVTVAERALDPAAFPGVPAADLAPGALVFRPTPGPVDLRDWRQWWHWVPGACWRRPAGPGSSIDDRAEHPVVQVAYPDAVAYASWAGRRLPTEAQWEFAARAGTTTTYPWGDEAAPDGRLMANTWQGRFPYDNRGAHGWSGTSPVATFPPNGFGLADMIGNVWEWTTTRYDARHRPGRETTSCCPDPAGDPASHQVIKGGSHLCAPEYCHRYRPAARSSQSQDSATTHLGFRCVLSDPPARR; this is encoded by the coding sequence GTGCTCACGGAGTTGGTCGACGTGCCCGGCGGCACGTTCGCGATGGGCGCGACCGGGTTCTATCCCGAGGAGACCCCGGTGCACGAGGTCGCGGTGGCGGCCTTCGCCGTCGAACGCCACCCCGTCACCAACGCCCAGTTCGCCGCGTTCGTGGCGGATACCGGTTACGTCACCGTGGCCGAGCGGGCACTGGACCCGGCGGCGTTCCCCGGCGTGCCGGCCGCCGACCTCGCGCCCGGCGCCCTGGTGTTCCGCCCGACCCCGGGACCGGTGGACCTACGGGACTGGCGGCAGTGGTGGCACTGGGTGCCCGGGGCGTGTTGGCGGCGCCCCGCCGGGCCGGGGTCGTCGATCGACGACCGGGCCGAGCACCCGGTGGTGCAGGTGGCCTACCCGGACGCGGTGGCGTATGCGTCGTGGGCCGGGCGCCGGTTGCCGACCGAGGCGCAGTGGGAGTTCGCCGCGCGGGCGGGCACGACGACGACCTATCCGTGGGGCGACGAGGCGGCGCCGGACGGGCGGCTGATGGCCAACACGTGGCAGGGACGCTTTCCGTACGACAACCGCGGCGCGCACGGCTGGTCGGGGACGTCACCGGTGGCGACGTTCCCGCCCAACGGCTTCGGGCTCGCCGACATGATCGGCAACGTGTGGGAGTGGACGACGACGCGCTACGACGCGCGGCACCGGCCCGGCAGGGAGACGACGTCGTGCTGCCCCGACCCGGCGGGCGACCCGGCCAGCCATCAGGTCATCAAGGGCGGCTCGCACCTGTGCGCGCCGGAGTACTGCCACCGCTACCGGCCTGCGGCGCGGTCGTCGCAGTCCCAGGACAGCGCGACCACGCACCTGGGTTTCCGCTGCGTCCTCAGCGATCCTCCAGCGCGTCGGTGA
- a CDS encoding DUF302 domain-containing protein, translating to MSIARTEHVMTRLDIPTGIPFDAFVAAFDREAPTLDTGPFQEILATGGDWDDVRAAMAQQATHGLVVYAKLDASPLFALAGHRVHAVEYLLGNQVIAETMFRHDPHAMLYAPLRVLLFSDEDGAAVVAIDQPSTVFGGLGHDAVAEVGAQLDGRVAELLRALGVDVTDALEDR from the coding sequence GTGAGCATCGCACGCACCGAGCACGTCATGACGCGGCTCGACATCCCCACCGGCATCCCGTTCGACGCGTTCGTCGCGGCCTTCGACCGCGAGGCACCGACGCTGGACACCGGGCCGTTCCAGGAGATCCTCGCCACCGGCGGCGACTGGGACGACGTGCGTGCGGCGATGGCGCAGCAGGCCACCCACGGCCTGGTCGTCTACGCCAAGCTCGACGCGTCCCCGCTGTTCGCGCTGGCGGGACACCGCGTTCACGCGGTGGAGTACCTCCTCGGCAACCAGGTGATCGCGGAGACGATGTTCCGCCACGACCCGCACGCGATGCTGTACGCACCGCTGCGCGTCCTGCTCTTCAGCGACGAGGACGGCGCGGCCGTGGTCGCGATCGACCAGCCGTCGACGGTGTTCGGCGGGCTGGGCCACGATGCCGTCGCCGAGGTGGGCGCGCAGCTCGACGGCAGGGTCGCCGAACTGCTGCGCGCGCTCGGGGTCGACGTCACCGACGCGCTGGAGGATCGCTGA
- a CDS encoding threonine/serine exporter family protein produces the protein MRRVAAVMRAVDEAEHGPLDRAEVERALDAAETLPPSSTPAFTAACGAGAAALSLVFGATDVRVIALIAVAAALGGLLRRLLARLTADALLQTFVAALIAGAAGTVAGAIGLDAAVGLVAVCPAMVLVPGPQILIGAMDLLAARMSLALARLGYALLVLAVIAAGLMVGLWPGGQPLPLTSPPADVPFLVDVLAAGVAAACYPVFFSMPYRLLGWPIAVGMAAHALHWWAITSWHASLPVAALLACLLAGTVLTPLAYVKHMPFAAVGFAAVVAMVPGMYVFRVVAGVVDLAGRPDQQVLLDVVSNGATAGLTVIGMAVGLAVPSRVRDWVLARGDRV, from the coding sequence ATGCGGCGGGTAGCGGCGGTCATGCGCGCGGTCGACGAAGCCGAGCACGGACCGCTGGACCGCGCGGAGGTCGAGCGGGCCCTGGACGCGGCCGAGACGCTACCGCCCTCGTCGACTCCGGCGTTCACCGCGGCGTGCGGTGCCGGCGCGGCGGCGCTGTCCCTGGTGTTCGGCGCCACCGACGTGCGGGTGATCGCTCTGATCGCGGTGGCCGCCGCGCTCGGCGGCCTGCTCCGGCGCCTGCTGGCCCGACTGACGGCCGACGCGCTCCTGCAGACCTTCGTCGCCGCCCTGATCGCCGGGGCGGCCGGGACCGTCGCGGGCGCGATCGGTCTGGACGCCGCCGTGGGACTGGTCGCGGTGTGCCCGGCGATGGTGCTGGTGCCCGGCCCGCAGATCCTGATCGGTGCGATGGACCTGCTGGCCGCCCGAATGTCGTTGGCCCTGGCCCGGCTTGGGTACGCGCTGCTGGTGCTGGCCGTGATCGCCGCCGGACTGATGGTCGGGCTGTGGCCCGGCGGTCAGCCGCTGCCGCTGACCTCACCGCCGGCCGACGTGCCGTTCCTGGTCGACGTCCTCGCCGCGGGCGTCGCGGCGGCCTGCTATCCGGTGTTCTTCTCGATGCCCTACCGCCTGTTGGGGTGGCCGATCGCGGTGGGCATGGCGGCGCACGCACTGCACTGGTGGGCGATCACGAGCTGGCATGCGAGCCTGCCGGTGGCCGCGCTGCTGGCGTGCCTGCTGGCGGGCACCGTCCTGACCCCACTCGCCTACGTCAAGCACATGCCCTTCGCCGCAGTCGGTTTCGCTGCCGTCGTGGCGATGGTGCCGGGCATGTACGTCTTCCGCGTCGTGGCCGGCGTGGTCGACCTCGCCGGGCGCCCGGACCAGCAGGTGCTGCTCGACGTGGTGAGCAACGGCGCCACCGCCGGCCTGACGGTCATCGGCATGGCCGTCGGACTGGCCGTGCCCAGCCGCGTGCGCGACTGGGTGCTGGCGCGCGGCGATCGCGTGTGA
- the fumC gene encoding class II fumarate hydratase — translation MTERNTHEQPAYTDVRIGIDAAGTRSEFDSLGTVDVPADRYCGAQTQRSLQHFSIGTDHMPIEVYHAYGLVTKACAMVNERAGRLEPWRARVIVQAAEEAIAGDLDDHFPLFVWQTGSGTQSNMNVNEVLSNRAIQLLGGELGSQVPVGPNDHVNMGQSSNDTFPTAMHIATLTAIDEHLVPKVRALHDEIAAKSAQWMDVVKIGRTHLEDAVPLSVGQEWSGWAAQLQACLDEIGHVRIGLLALAVGGTAVGTGLNAPPGFGRDVAATLADLTGTPYVTAPNKFAALGSLDPMVRAHAAVRGLAVALMKIANDMRWLASGPRCGLGELVLPANEPGSSIMPGKVNPTQCEALVMIAIQVMGNDAAVALAGSQGNFELNAMRPVIIANVLHSIRILADGCEKFLEFSVRGTELNTDRIGHYVDTSAMLVTALSPVIGYQNAAHIAEDAIARDITLRQAALDSGKVTAEQFDSVVDPHDMIGDGVAGA, via the coding sequence GTGACCGAACGCAACACCCACGAGCAGCCCGCCTACACCGATGTCCGGATCGGCATCGACGCCGCCGGCACCCGCAGCGAGTTCGACAGTCTCGGCACCGTCGACGTGCCCGCCGACCGGTATTGCGGCGCACAGACACAACGTTCGTTGCAGCACTTCTCGATCGGGACCGACCACATGCCGATCGAGGTGTACCACGCCTACGGTCTGGTGACGAAGGCGTGCGCGATGGTCAACGAGCGGGCGGGCCGCCTCGAGCCGTGGCGGGCGCGCGTCATCGTGCAGGCCGCCGAGGAGGCCATCGCGGGCGACCTCGACGACCACTTCCCGCTCTTCGTGTGGCAGACCGGATCCGGCACGCAGAGCAACATGAACGTCAACGAGGTGCTGAGCAACCGGGCCATCCAGCTGCTCGGCGGGGAACTCGGCAGCCAGGTGCCCGTCGGCCCGAACGACCACGTCAACATGGGGCAGAGCAGCAACGACACCTTCCCCACCGCCATGCACATCGCGACGCTGACGGCCATCGACGAGCACCTCGTCCCGAAAGTGCGTGCGCTGCACGACGAGATCGCCGCGAAGAGCGCGCAGTGGATGGACGTCGTGAAGATCGGCCGCACCCACCTCGAGGACGCGGTCCCGCTGAGCGTCGGGCAGGAGTGGTCGGGGTGGGCCGCGCAGCTGCAGGCGTGCCTGGACGAGATTGGGCACGTCCGCATCGGACTGCTGGCCCTCGCCGTCGGCGGCACCGCGGTCGGCACCGGCCTCAACGCGCCGCCGGGCTTCGGGCGTGACGTCGCCGCCACCCTGGCCGACCTCACCGGCACGCCGTACGTCACCGCGCCGAACAAGTTCGCCGCGCTGGGTTCGCTGGATCCCATGGTGCGGGCGCACGCCGCGGTGCGTGGTCTGGCGGTGGCCCTGATGAAGATCGCCAACGACATGCGCTGGCTCGCGTCGGGACCCCGGTGCGGTCTCGGCGAATTGGTGCTGCCCGCCAATGAACCCGGATCGTCCATCATGCCCGGCAAGGTCAACCCGACCCAGTGCGAGGCACTGGTGATGATCGCCATTCAGGTGATGGGCAACGACGCGGCGGTGGCGCTGGCCGGCTCGCAGGGCAACTTCGAGCTGAACGCCATGCGCCCGGTCATCATCGCCAACGTGTTGCACTCCATCCGCATCCTGGCCGACGGCTGCGAGAAGTTCCTCGAATTCTCCGTTCGGGGAACCGAACTGAACACCGACCGGATCGGCCACTACGTCGACACCAGCGCCATGCTGGTCACCGCACTCAGTCCGGTGATCGGCTACCAGAACGCCGCGCACATCGCCGAGGACGCCATCGCCCGTGACATCACGCTGCGGCAGGCGGCGCTCGACTCCGGCAAGGTGACCGCCGAGCAGTTCGACTCCGTCGTCGACCCACACGACATGATCGGCGACGGGGTCGCCGGTGCCTGA
- a CDS encoding LysR family transcriptional regulator, producing the protein MHLEELRWFVVLAETEHVTDAAAELGVSQPTLSRALARIEADAGTPLFDRSNRRLRLNAYGRIMAEHARRSIAEIDAAVARITALRDPDSGRVRLAFLHSLATWYVPEQLRRFRQEAPGVGFDLFQGPAHEITARVRAGDADIAISSPRPDPAVFAWRRLYVERLCLAVPRGHRLAGRSRIRLSAASGDPFVALEQPFGLRQLTDELWAEDGMAPEIVFEATEIPTMEGLVAAGFGVAVVPVPREGVETDAKLVHVPLSNAGAKREVGLVFDRERDPTPPAARFAEFLAR; encoded by the coding sequence GTGCACCTGGAGGAACTGCGCTGGTTCGTCGTGCTGGCCGAGACCGAGCACGTGACGGACGCCGCGGCCGAGCTGGGTGTCAGTCAGCCGACGCTCTCGCGGGCGCTGGCACGCATCGAGGCCGACGCCGGCACGCCGCTGTTCGATCGCTCCAACCGCCGGCTGCGGCTCAACGCCTACGGCCGCATCATGGCCGAACACGCCCGCCGGAGCATCGCCGAGATCGACGCGGCGGTGGCCCGCATCACCGCGCTGCGCGACCCGGACAGCGGCCGGGTGCGCCTGGCGTTCTTGCATTCACTGGCCACCTGGTACGTCCCCGAGCAGCTCCGGCGCTTCCGGCAGGAAGCGCCGGGCGTCGGCTTCGACCTGTTCCAGGGCCCGGCGCACGAGATCACCGCGCGGGTGCGCGCCGGTGACGCCGACATCGCGATCAGTTCGCCCCGCCCCGACCCCGCGGTGTTCGCGTGGCGTCGGCTGTACGTCGAGCGATTGTGTCTCGCCGTCCCCCGCGGCCACCGGTTGGCGGGGCGGTCCCGCATCCGGCTCAGCGCGGCATCCGGTGACCCCTTCGTGGCCCTCGAGCAGCCGTTCGGCCTGCGGCAGCTCACCGACGAGCTGTGGGCCGAGGACGGGATGGCCCCCGAGATCGTGTTCGAGGCCACCGAGATCCCCACCATGGAGGGTCTGGTGGCGGCCGGTTTCGGGGTCGCCGTGGTGCCGGTGCCGCGCGAGGGCGTCGAGACCGACGCCAAATTGGTCCACGTGCCGCTGTCCAACGCGGGGGCCAAGCGGGAGGTCGGACTGGTCTTCGACCGCGAGCGCGACCCCACGCCGCCCGCCGCGCGGTTCGCGGAATTCCTCGCCCGCTGA
- a CDS encoding MFS transporter, whose protein sequence is MSIDQTTERAWAGHARGSAAYGRLLAALFCAGIATFAQLYSPQAVLPLISADLGVGAAHAALMVSVSTVGLAVGVIPWSVLADRIGRVKAISISVTVATAVGLLVPFAPTLDLLLVGRFVEGLMVGGVPAIAVAYLTEEVDPGHAARAAGTFVAGTTVGGLLGRLIASPVADATSWRTGIFAVAVLCGVAALSFVRLAPAPRGFVPSRERGAHPDGGVLHRLAANLRTPRQLALYAQAFLLMGGFVALYNFLGFRLIGAPFHLAPSLVSLVFLAYLAGTWASSRAGAEATRFGRKRVLLASVALMATGVAITLSDELILVLVGLVIATAGFFGAHSIAAGWTGQSAPVGKAQASSLYNLFYYAGSSVIGWCGGVAFDAHGWTAVAVTILVLAGVAAAIAATVLRD, encoded by the coding sequence GTGTCCATCGACCAGACCACCGAACGCGCCTGGGCCGGCCACGCCCGCGGGTCGGCTGCCTACGGGAGGCTGCTCGCCGCGCTGTTTTGCGCGGGCATCGCGACGTTCGCGCAGCTGTACTCGCCGCAGGCCGTCCTGCCGCTGATCTCGGCCGACCTCGGCGTCGGCGCGGCGCACGCCGCCCTGATGGTGTCGGTGTCGACCGTCGGTCTCGCCGTCGGCGTGATCCCGTGGTCGGTGCTCGCCGACCGGATCGGTCGCGTCAAGGCCATCTCCATCTCGGTGACGGTGGCCACCGCGGTCGGTCTGCTGGTCCCGTTCGCCCCGACGCTCGACCTGCTGCTCGTCGGCCGATTCGTCGAGGGCCTGATGGTCGGCGGCGTCCCGGCGATCGCCGTGGCCTACCTCACCGAGGAGGTCGACCCGGGACACGCCGCCCGCGCCGCGGGCACCTTCGTCGCCGGCACCACCGTCGGTGGGTTGCTCGGGCGGCTGATCGCCAGCCCGGTCGCCGACGCCACGTCGTGGCGCACGGGCATCTTCGCCGTCGCCGTGTTGTGCGGCGTCGCGGCACTGAGTTTCGTGCGCCTCGCGCCGGCGCCGCGCGGTTTCGTGCCGTCCCGCGAGCGCGGCGCCCACCCCGACGGTGGGGTGCTCCACCGTTTGGCCGCCAACCTGCGCACGCCGCGTCAGCTCGCGCTCTACGCGCAGGCGTTCCTGCTCATGGGTGGCTTCGTCGCGCTGTACAACTTCCTCGGCTTCCGGTTGATCGGCGCCCCGTTCCACCTCGCGCCGTCACTGGTGAGCCTGGTGTTCCTCGCCTACCTCGCCGGGACGTGGGCGTCGTCGCGCGCCGGCGCCGAGGCGACCCGCTTCGGACGCAAGCGCGTGCTCCTCGCGTCGGTCGCCCTGATGGCGACCGGCGTGGCGATCACGCTGAGTGACGAGCTGATCCTCGTGCTGGTGGGCCTGGTGATCGCGACGGCCGGGTTCTTCGGCGCGCACTCGATCGCCGCGGGGTGGACCGGGCAGTCCGCGCCGGTGGGCAAGGCGCAGGCCTCGTCGCTCTACAACCTCTTCTACTACGCCGGCTCCAGCGTCATCGGGTGGTGCGGCGGCGTCGCGTTCGACGCGCACGGCTGGACCGCGGTGGCCGTCACCATCCTCGTCCTGGCCGGCGTCGCCGCCGCGATCGCCGCCACCGTGCTGCGCGACTGA
- a CDS encoding NADPH:quinone oxidoreductase family protein: protein MRAIQVARLDGPQAAELVEIDEPTGEVVIDVHAAGVAFPDALQTRGLYQMKPPLPYVPGAELAGVVRSAPPGAHVSTGDRVAALTMLSGAMAEVVAVPAEQVFALPPSVSFEAGAGLLFNDLTVHCALRTRGRLAPGETVLVHGAAGGIGTSTLRLAAAWGASRAIAVVSTEDKAAVARAAGATDVVLADGFKDAVKELTGGRGVDVVVDPVGGDRFTDSLRSLAPGGRLLVVGFTGGEIPTVKVNRLLLNNVDVVGVGWGAWTATHPGYLQEQWAELEPLLASGLVTPPEPIVYPLERAGEAIASLEDRSAKGKVVVTVR from the coding sequence ATGCGTGCCATACAGGTAGCCAGGTTGGACGGTCCGCAGGCGGCGGAGCTGGTGGAGATCGACGAGCCCACCGGCGAGGTCGTGATCGACGTGCACGCCGCGGGCGTCGCCTTCCCGGACGCGCTGCAGACCCGCGGGCTCTATCAGATGAAGCCGCCGCTGCCCTACGTCCCCGGCGCCGAACTCGCCGGCGTGGTCCGCAGCGCCCCGCCGGGCGCCCACGTCTCGACCGGTGACCGGGTGGCCGCGCTGACCATGCTGTCCGGCGCGATGGCCGAGGTCGTCGCCGTGCCCGCCGAGCAGGTATTCGCCCTGCCGCCGTCGGTGTCCTTCGAGGCCGGCGCCGGCCTGCTGTTCAACGACCTGACCGTGCACTGCGCGCTGCGCACCCGCGGCCGGCTGGCCCCGGGCGAGACGGTGCTGGTGCACGGCGCCGCGGGCGGCATCGGCACGTCGACGCTGCGGCTCGCGGCGGCCTGGGGCGCCTCGCGGGCCATCGCGGTGGTGTCCACCGAGGACAAGGCCGCCGTCGCGCGTGCGGCCGGCGCCACCGACGTCGTACTGGCCGACGGCTTCAAGGACGCGGTCAAGGAGCTGACCGGCGGCCGCGGGGTCGACGTCGTCGTGGACCCGGTCGGCGGGGACCGCTTCACCGACTCGCTGCGGTCGCTGGCGCCCGGCGGCCGGCTGCTGGTCGTCGGCTTCACCGGCGGCGAGATCCCCACCGTTAAGGTGAACCGCCTGCTGCTCAACAACGTCGACGTCGTCGGCGTCGGCTGGGGTGCGTGGACCGCCACGCACCCCGGGTACCTGCAGGAGCAGTGGGCGGAGCTGGAGCCCCTGCTGGCATCCGGTCTGGTGACGCCGCCGGAGCCGATCGTCTACCCGCTGGAACGGGCCGGCGAGGCCATCGCCTCGCTGGAGGACCGGTCGGCCAAGGGCAAGGTCGTCGTCACGGTGCGCTAG
- a CDS encoding NAD(P)-dependent alcohol dehydrogenase produces MIDARAAVLLDEGAAPRVVDVQVRPPSDDELLVRIDAVGICHTDVSVAARWPAAKLPMTFGHEGVGTVQAVGAGVRARPGDQVVLTFASCGTCAHCTAGAPAYCEHSTTLNLRGDRADERSALHRDGRPVRGGFFGQSSFATHALARSANAVVLDPAIPAAVAAPLGCSVQTGVGTVLNALAARPGDALVVFGAGGVGCSAILGGRIAGCSTIVAVDPVAERRRLALDLGATAVVDPADGDVAARVVEATGGGAHLAVDTTARPDVLTAAVLSLRARGTLALVGLGALTAELPVGIVMGRGLRIRGVVEGDSDPQVFIPRLADWWRTGDLPVEKLVTTYAFDAFDDAWTAAVTGAAVKPVVLLGDTADDGRR; encoded by the coding sequence GTGATCGATGCGCGTGCCGCGGTCCTGCTGGACGAGGGAGCCGCCCCCCGGGTGGTCGACGTCCAGGTCCGCCCTCCTTCCGACGACGAGCTGCTGGTGCGCATCGACGCGGTGGGCATCTGCCACACCGACGTCAGCGTCGCCGCGCGCTGGCCGGCGGCCAAGCTGCCCATGACGTTCGGGCACGAGGGCGTCGGCACCGTGCAGGCCGTCGGTGCCGGGGTGCGGGCCCGGCCGGGTGACCAGGTGGTGCTGACGTTCGCCAGTTGCGGCACCTGCGCGCACTGCACGGCCGGGGCGCCGGCGTACTGCGAGCACTCCACGACGCTCAACCTCCGCGGCGACCGCGCCGACGAGCGCAGCGCACTGCACCGCGACGGCCGGCCGGTGCGCGGCGGCTTCTTCGGCCAGTCGAGCTTCGCCACCCATGCGCTGGCCCGCTCGGCGAACGCGGTCGTGCTCGACCCGGCGATCCCGGCGGCCGTCGCCGCCCCGCTGGGCTGCAGCGTGCAGACCGGCGTCGGCACCGTCCTCAACGCGCTGGCGGCGCGCCCCGGCGACGCGCTGGTGGTCTTCGGCGCCGGTGGCGTCGGCTGCTCGGCGATACTGGGCGGCCGCATCGCGGGGTGTTCGACGATCGTCGCGGTCGATCCGGTGGCCGAGCGCCGCCGGCTGGCGCTGGACCTCGGCGCCACCGCCGTGGTGGACCCGGCCGACGGCGACGTCGCCGCGCGCGTCGTCGAGGCCACCGGCGGCGGGGCGCACCTCGCCGTCGACACCACAGCGCGTCCGGACGTCCTCACCGCGGCCGTCCTGTCGCTGCGGGCGCGGGGCACCCTGGCGTTGGTCGGTCTCGGCGCCCTCACCGCCGAGCTGCCGGTGGGCATCGTCATGGGCCGAGGGCTGCGCATCCGTGGCGTGGTGGAGGGCGACTCCGACCCGCAAGTGTTCATCCCGCGGCTCGCCGACTGGTGGCGCACCGGCGACCTGCCGGTCGAGAAGCTGGTCACCACCTACGCCTTCGACGCATTCGACGACGCCTGGACGGCGGCGGTGACCGGCGCCGCGGTCAAGCCAGTGGTGCTGCTGGGCGACACCGCGGATGACGGACGTCGCTAG
- a CDS encoding alpha/beta fold hydrolase, protein MSPRLRPYAPVDDLPPGEVVEVRSVDGTRLHAEVFGPRDGYPVVLAHGITCAVRVWAHQITDLARDHRVIAYDHRGHGRSGVPRRRGAYNLDFLAADLDAVLDATLAPGERAVIAGHSMGGIAIQAGAQRYPARVRQCADGVALINTTSGEILQYVDFMAVPQRLATSRVRAAGLLLKRLGAAPLLPGSIQQSRRLVSTLAVGRDADPAIADVVFALFAATPPPGRGGWARVLVDAMGSRHLGADNLVVPTLVIGSRGDRLLPVAASRRIAAAVPHLASFVELSGGHCSILERPDEVNGHLRALIDGVRATRLSS, encoded by the coding sequence ATGAGCCCGCGCCTGCGCCCGTACGCGCCCGTCGACGACCTGCCGCCGGGCGAGGTCGTCGAGGTCCGCTCGGTGGACGGCACCCGCCTGCACGCCGAGGTGTTCGGACCCCGCGACGGTTACCCGGTGGTGTTGGCCCACGGCATCACCTGCGCGGTGCGGGTGTGGGCCCACCAGATCACCGACCTGGCGCGTGACCACCGCGTCATCGCCTACGACCACCGCGGTCACGGCCGCAGCGGCGTGCCGCGGCGCCGCGGCGCCTACAACCTCGACTTCCTCGCCGCCGACCTCGACGCGGTGCTCGACGCGACGCTCGCGCCGGGGGAGCGGGCGGTCATCGCGGGCCACTCGATGGGTGGCATCGCCATCCAGGCGGGGGCGCAGCGCTATCCCGCCCGGGTCCGGCAGTGCGCCGACGGCGTCGCCCTGATCAACACCACCTCCGGCGAGATCCTCCAGTACGTCGACTTCATGGCCGTGCCGCAGCGCCTCGCCACGAGCCGGGTGCGGGCCGCGGGGCTGCTCCTCAAGCGGCTGGGCGCGGCGCCGCTGCTGCCCGGATCCATCCAGCAGAGCCGCCGGCTGGTCTCGACGCTGGCGGTCGGCCGCGACGCCGACCCCGCGATCGCCGACGTCGTCTTCGCCCTGTTCGCGGCGACCCCGCCCCCCGGCCGCGGCGGCTGGGCCCGCGTGCTCGTCGACGCGATGGGCTCGCGGCACCTGGGGGCGGACAACCTCGTGGTGCCGACGCTCGTCATCGGCAGCCGGGGTGACCGGCTGCTGCCCGTCGCCGCGTCCCGGCGGATCGCCGCCGCGGTTCCCCATCTCGCGTCGTTCGTCGAACTCAGCGGCGGGCACTGCTCCATCCTCGAACGCCCCGACGAGGTGAACGGCCACCTGCGCGCGCTCATCGACGGGGTGCGCGCGACGCGGCTCAGCTCCTAG